The Geomonas ferrireducens genome includes a window with the following:
- a CDS encoding 1-deoxy-D-xylulose-5-phosphate reductoisomerase yields MKNLTILGSTGSIGVSTLEVVAAHPDKFRVVALTAGSNLELLQQQIETFKPDLVSVLTAEKAKTLSRSLSGKKPQIMHGVEGLIAAATAPESNMVVAAIVGAAGLIPTAAAIMAGKDVALANKETLVTAGHLIMKMVRDKGVRLYPVDSEHCAVFQSMAGHRCEDIARVILTASGGPFLNWGLEQLRNATVADALNHPNWSMGKKITVDSASMMNKGLEVIEARWLFDIPVERIAVNVHPQSIVHSMVEYIDGSVMAQLGVPDMKGPIAYALTYPCRVASGVKALDLTALSGLTFLKPDTDRFPALRLAYEASNAGESMPAVMNAANEIAVETFLAGKIGFMAIAESIEKVMNLHTPHDLHSIEEVLEADRWGRRTAREVLGVME; encoded by the coding sequence ATGAAAAATCTTACGATTTTGGGCTCGACAGGGTCGATCGGGGTCAGCACCCTCGAGGTGGTGGCGGCCCACCCCGACAAGTTCCGCGTGGTGGCACTCACCGCGGGCTCCAACCTTGAACTTCTTCAGCAGCAAATCGAGACCTTCAAGCCGGACCTGGTCTCGGTGCTCACCGCCGAAAAGGCGAAGACGCTCAGCAGATCCTTGAGCGGGAAGAAACCCCAGATCATGCACGGAGTGGAAGGGCTCATCGCGGCGGCGACCGCCCCCGAGAGCAACATGGTCGTAGCGGCCATCGTCGGTGCGGCCGGCCTGATTCCTACCGCCGCCGCCATCATGGCGGGCAAGGATGTGGCGCTCGCCAACAAGGAGACCCTGGTCACCGCCGGGCATCTGATCATGAAGATGGTGCGTGACAAAGGGGTGCGCCTCTACCCGGTGGACAGCGAACACTGCGCCGTCTTCCAGTCCATGGCCGGACACCGCTGCGAGGACATCGCCCGCGTCATCCTCACCGCTTCGGGCGGCCCGTTTCTCAACTGGGGGCTTGAGCAGCTTAGAAACGCCACCGTAGCCGACGCCCTGAACCACCCGAACTGGAGCATGGGGAAGAAGATCACCGTCGACTCCGCAAGCATGATGAACAAAGGACTCGAGGTGATCGAGGCGCGCTGGCTCTTCGACATCCCGGTGGAGCGCATCGCAGTCAACGTCCACCCCCAGAGCATCGTGCACTCCATGGTCGAGTACATCGACGGCAGCGTGATGGCTCAACTGGGGGTACCGGACATGAAGGGGCCGATCGCTTACGCGCTTACCTACCCCTGCCGGGTCGCCTCAGGGGTGAAAGCGCTCGATCTGACCGCCCTCTCCGGGCTGACCTTTCTCAAGCCGGACACGGACCGGTTCCCGGCGTTAAGACTCGCCTACGAGGCTTCCAACGCGGGCGAAAGCATGCCGGCGGTGATGAACGCCGCCAACGAGATCGCCGTGGAGACCTTCCTCGCCGGAAAGATCGGTTTCATGGCCATCGCCGAATCGATCGAGAAGGTCATGAACCTGCACACCCCCCACGACCTGCACTCCATCGAAGAAGTGCT
- a CDS encoding phosphatidate cytidylyltransferase: MKRLITAAVLLPLVILFILKATVFQFSLLVFLLSLLGLDEFYRMALPHRRAEGRGAALAGAGSVFVIFSGSPAIPLLTLTALVLVFSLVALFRLKEIRQAAPDVALILTGFLYVPLLLAHLVLVRALPHGTSWLFLIMVIVMAGDSFAYYVGSSIGKTPLYPAVSPKKSVEGALGGLAGSVSGAVIAKFTFFPELSLVHCFGAALVLGVLGQLGDLFESLIKRSCGVKDSGSIIPGHGGVLDRIDSILFAAPAAYYYAYFLF; the protein is encoded by the coding sequence ATCAAACGACTAATCACCGCAGCCGTCCTGCTGCCCCTCGTGATCCTCTTCATCCTCAAGGCGACGGTGTTCCAGTTCTCGCTGCTGGTATTCCTGCTCTCCCTTTTGGGGCTCGACGAGTTCTACCGCATGGCGTTGCCGCACCGCCGCGCAGAAGGCAGGGGTGCCGCCTTGGCCGGCGCCGGTTCCGTCTTCGTCATCTTCTCCGGCAGCCCCGCTATCCCGCTTCTGACCCTCACCGCGCTGGTGCTTGTTTTCTCGCTCGTCGCACTTTTCCGGCTGAAGGAGATCAGGCAGGCGGCTCCCGACGTGGCGCTGATCCTCACCGGCTTTCTTTACGTGCCGCTTCTTCTGGCGCACCTCGTGCTCGTGCGTGCGCTGCCGCACGGGACCTCCTGGCTGTTCCTCATCATGGTGATCGTCATGGCCGGGGACAGCTTTGCCTACTACGTCGGCTCCAGTATCGGAAAAACGCCGCTCTACCCGGCGGTGAGCCCCAAAAAGAGCGTCGAGGGGGCGCTGGGGGGGCTGGCCGGCAGCGTGAGCGGCGCGGTCATTGCAAAGTTCACATTTTTCCCTGAGCTTTCCTTGGTCCACTGCTTCGGCGCCGCGCTCGTCTTGGGCGTCCTCGGGCAATTGGGCGACCTGTTCGAATCGCTCATCAAAAGGAGCTGCGGCGTGAAGGATTCCGGCTCCATCATCCCCGGTCACGGCGGCGTTCTTGACCGGATCGATTCCATCTTGTTTGCGGCACCTGCGGCGTACTACTACGCCTACTTCCTGTTCTAA
- a CDS encoding isoprenyl transferase produces MDKRLDPKKLPKHLAVIMDGNGRWAKQRMLRRIVGHQKGVETVRVIVEECSRLGIGYLTLFAFSAENWLRPKAEVKALMTLLKQYIRAETGRMMQNDIRFNVIGNRGDLPPDIDREIQSTIDKTSGNKGMLLTLALSYGSRQEMVAAARRLATEAAAGRLDPASIDERAFSASLFTAGIPDPDLLIRTSGEMRISNFLLWQLAYAELYFTDVNWPDFDREELLRAFHDFQSRERRFGMTSEQLGQLPS; encoded by the coding sequence ATGGACAAACGCTTAGACCCGAAGAAACTCCCGAAGCACCTAGCCGTCATCATGGACGGCAACGGCCGGTGGGCCAAGCAGCGCATGCTGCGCAGGATCGTTGGACACCAAAAAGGAGTTGAGACGGTGCGGGTCATCGTCGAGGAATGCTCGCGTCTGGGCATCGGTTACCTTACCCTCTTCGCCTTCTCAGCCGAAAACTGGCTGAGGCCGAAGGCTGAGGTCAAGGCGCTCATGACGCTCTTGAAGCAGTACATCCGCGCCGAGACCGGCCGCATGATGCAGAACGACATCCGCTTCAACGTGATCGGCAACCGGGGCGACCTGCCGCCGGATATTGATCGGGAGATCCAGTCGACCATCGACAAGACCTCCGGCAACAAGGGGATGCTCCTAACCCTGGCCCTTTCCTACGGCAGCCGCCAGGAGATGGTGGCCGCCGCCAGAAGGCTCGCGACCGAGGCCGCCGCCGGTAGGCTCGATCCTGCGAGCATCGACGAGCGCGCCTTCAGCGCATCGCTCTTCACCGCCGGGATTCCGGATCCGGACCTTCTCATCAGAACCAGCGGGGAGATGCGCATCAGCAACTTCCTGCTTTGGCAGTTGGCCTACGCCGAGCTTTACTTCACCGACGTTAACTGGCCCGATTTCGACAGAGAAGAACTCTTGCGCGCATTCCACGACTTCCAGTCCCGCGAGCGCAGGTTCGGCATGACCAGCGAGCAGCTGGGCCAGCTGCCTTCATAA
- the frr gene encoding ribosome recycling factor — MIKDVIADMNVHMDKSIDSLRKDYQKVRTGRASTSLLEDVKVDSYGMLSPLNQVATLSVPEARTITIQPWDNKMIGPIEKAIMNSNLGLTPANDGKVIRLCLPPLTEERRKDIVKQLKRDAEEAKVALRNIRRDAIDKLKKLEKDKQISEDDLKRAEKDVQDGTNKYVAKVEEVLAHKEKEVMEV, encoded by the coding sequence ATGATCAAGGATGTCATCGCCGACATGAACGTCCACATGGACAAGAGCATAGATTCCCTCAGGAAGGACTACCAGAAGGTCCGCACCGGTCGCGCAAGCACCTCGCTTCTGGAGGACGTCAAGGTGGACTCCTACGGGATGCTCTCCCCGCTCAACCAGGTGGCGACCCTTTCCGTCCCCGAGGCCAGGACCATCACGATCCAGCCGTGGGACAACAAGATGATCGGTCCCATCGAGAAGGCGATCATGAACTCGAACCTCGGGCTCACCCCTGCCAACGACGGCAAGGTGATCCGCCTCTGCCTTCCGCCGCTCACCGAGGAGCGCCGCAAGGACATCGTGAAGCAGCTGAAGCGCGACGCCGAGGAAGCCAAGGTTGCGCTCAGGAACATCCGTCGCGACGCCATCGACAAGCTGAAGAAGCTCGAGAAGGACAAGCAGATCTCCGAGGACGATCTGAAGCGCGCCGAGAAGGATGTCCAGGACGGGACCAACAAGTACGTTGCCAAGGTCGAGGAAGTGCTGGCTCACAAGGAAAAAGAGGTGATGGAGGTCTAA
- the pyrH gene encoding UMP kinase: MAEPYYKRVLLKLSGEALGGDQGYGIDPNTITAIAREVKQVVELGVELCLVIGGGNIFRGVAASSKGMDRASADYMGMLATMINSLAMQDALEKVGVDTRVQSAIAMAEVAEPYIRRRAIRHLEKGRVVIFGAGTGNPYFTTDTAASLRAMEIGADVILKGTKVDGVYSADPAKDKNATKYGTLSYLEVLRKGLQVMDATAISLCMDNSLPIIVFDVTTDGNVVRVVTGEPIGTLVKEGE, translated from the coding sequence ATGGCAGAACCCTATTACAAAAGAGTACTTCTCAAGCTTTCCGGCGAGGCCCTCGGCGGCGACCAGGGGTACGGCATCGACCCCAACACCATCACCGCGATCGCCCGCGAGGTGAAGCAGGTGGTTGAACTGGGCGTCGAGCTGTGCCTCGTCATCGGCGGCGGCAACATCTTCCGCGGCGTGGCGGCCTCCTCCAAGGGGATGGATCGCGCCAGCGCCGACTACATGGGGATGCTTGCCACCATGATCAACTCGCTGGCCATGCAGGACGCCCTCGAGAAGGTCGGCGTCGACACCCGCGTCCAGTCCGCCATCGCCATGGCCGAGGTGGCCGAACCCTACATCCGCAGGCGCGCCATCAGGCATCTGGAAAAGGGGAGGGTGGTCATCTTCGGAGCCGGCACCGGCAACCCCTACTTCACCACCGATACCGCGGCGAGCCTGAGGGCGATGGAGATCGGCGCCGACGTGATCCTCAAGGGGACCAAGGTCGACGGCGTTTACTCCGCCGACCCCGCCAAGGACAAAAATGCCACCAAGTACGGTACGCTCAGCTACCTGGAGGTCCTTAGAAAAGGGCTTCAGGTCATGGACGCCACCGCCATCTCGTTGTGCATGGACAACAGCCTTCCGATCATCGTCTTCGACGTGACGACCGACGGCAATGTCGTGCGGGTAGTCACGGGCGAACCGATCGGCACCCTCGTGAAAGAAGGAGAATAA
- the tsf gene encoding translation elongation factor Ts, whose protein sequence is MSITAAQVNELRKATGAGLMDCKKALTETNGDHEKAIDYLRTKGLAAASKKAGRAATEGMVGSYIHGGGKIGVLVEVNCETDFVAKNENFQNFVKDIAMHIAAASPLYVRREEVPGELIEREKAIYREKAKESGKPAAIIEKILEGQINKFYGDICLLEQAYVKDPDKTIQTFLNETIASIGENMSIRRFTKFVLGEGLAKKESDFAAEVAAAAGV, encoded by the coding sequence GTGAGCATTACAGCTGCACAGGTTAACGAACTGAGGAAAGCAACCGGCGCAGGCCTCATGGACTGCAAGAAAGCTCTTACCGAGACCAACGGCGATCACGAGAAGGCGATCGACTACCTGCGCACCAAGGGTCTGGCTGCCGCATCCAAGAAGGCCGGCCGCGCAGCGACCGAGGGCATGGTAGGCTCCTACATCCACGGCGGCGGCAAGATAGGCGTCCTGGTTGAGGTCAACTGCGAGACCGACTTCGTCGCCAAGAACGAGAACTTCCAGAACTTCGTGAAGGACATCGCGATGCACATCGCTGCGGCCTCCCCGCTTTACGTGCGCCGTGAGGAAGTACCCGGAGAGCTGATCGAGCGCGAGAAGGCGATCTACCGCGAGAAGGCCAAAGAGAGCGGCAAGCCGGCGGCCATCATCGAGAAGATCCTCGAAGGCCAGATCAACAAGTTCTACGGCGATATCTGCCTTCTCGAGCAGGCCTACGTGAAGGACCCGGACAAGACCATCCAGACCTTCCTGAACGAGACCATCGCTTCCATCGGCGAGAACATGAGCATCCGCCGCTTCACCAAGTTCGTGCTTGGCGAAGGGCTCGCCAAGAAGGAGAGCGACTTCGCGGCAGAGGTCGCCGCGGCGGCCGGCGTGTAA
- the rpsB gene encoding 30S ribosomal protein S2 produces MSNITMKELLEAGVHFGHQTKRWNPKMKPYIFGARNGIYIIDLQKTVRLFKNAYSFVTEMAQAGETVLFVGTKKQAQDSVAEEAQRCGQFYVNDRWLGGMLTNFSTVKQSIDRLKRLDSMIADGTIEAYTKKEQLKLGKEREKLEKTLGGIKGMGRTPGMLFVVDPKNEEIAVSEAKKLGIPVVAIVDTNCDPDDINYVIPGNDDAIRAIRLLTSKMADAVLEGAQARNARLQTGAEEEVAFTEGEEVAEETPAEA; encoded by the coding sequence ATGTCGAACATCACCATGAAAGAACTGCTCGAAGCCGGCGTCCACTTCGGACACCAGACCAAGAGGTGGAACCCGAAAATGAAGCCGTACATCTTCGGCGCTCGTAACGGGATCTACATCATCGACCTGCAGAAGACCGTCAGGCTCTTCAAAAACGCTTACAGCTTCGTGACCGAAATGGCACAGGCTGGCGAGACCGTCCTCTTCGTCGGCACCAAGAAGCAGGCTCAGGATTCCGTGGCGGAAGAGGCACAGCGTTGCGGGCAGTTCTACGTCAACGACCGCTGGCTCGGCGGCATGCTCACCAACTTCTCCACCGTGAAGCAGAGCATCGACCGTCTCAAGCGTCTTGATAGCATGATCGCTGACGGCACCATCGAGGCATACACCAAGAAAGAGCAGCTCAAGCTCGGCAAAGAGCGCGAGAAGCTCGAGAAGACCCTGGGCGGCATCAAGGGTATGGGCAGGACCCCGGGCATGCTCTTCGTGGTTGACCCGAAAAACGAAGAAATCGCGGTATCCGAGGCGAAGAAGCTGGGCATCCCGGTCGTCGCCATCGTCGACACCAACTGCGATCCGGACGACATCAACTACGTCATCCCGGGCAACGACGACGCTATCCGCGCCATTCGTCTGCTGACCAGCAAAATGGCTGACGCCGTTCTTGAAGGTGCCCAGGCTCGCAACGCCCGTCTCCAGACCGGCGCTGAGGAAGAAGTAGCCTTCACCGAGGGCGAAGAGGTTGCCGAAGAAACTCCCGCCGAGGCCTAA
- the ilvY gene encoding HTH-type transcriptional activator IlvY translates to MDLRELEIFLTLAELKHFGRASQACNLSPSALTRTIQRMEEKLEQPLFLRDNRTVALSPAGERLKAYARLCLNEWQSLRSSIRNEQAVTGSLSIYASITAVYSLLPELLESFRERYPEVQLELRTGAAEQAVAQVQSGEIDLAVAAFPDGPRPNIEFLPIVTIPLIFIAPRVAGAAEVPVPGDRLDLSRAPLVLPQTGLSRRRLDQWLKEHRITPNITSEVSGNEAIIAMVRLGCGVGIVPQLVLERSPFRDEVAILQDAPVLKPYQVGLCTSKRNLQRASVKAFWQLAEERSMSV, encoded by the coding sequence ATGGATCTGCGGGAGCTCGAAATATTTCTTACCCTGGCGGAGTTGAAACATTTCGGCCGCGCGAGCCAGGCGTGCAACTTGAGCCCCTCGGCGCTTACTCGCACCATCCAGCGCATGGAGGAAAAGCTGGAACAACCGCTCTTCTTGCGCGATAACCGCACGGTCGCCTTGTCCCCGGCTGGGGAGCGCCTGAAGGCTTACGCGCGCCTTTGTCTCAACGAATGGCAAAGCCTCCGCTCGTCGATCCGCAATGAGCAGGCTGTCACCGGCTCCCTCTCCATATACGCTTCCATCACTGCTGTCTACAGTCTCCTCCCGGAACTTCTGGAATCGTTCAGGGAGCGGTACCCGGAGGTGCAGCTTGAGTTGAGGACTGGCGCCGCTGAACAAGCTGTGGCCCAGGTGCAAAGTGGGGAAATCGACCTCGCTGTGGCGGCGTTCCCGGATGGACCACGCCCAAACATCGAGTTTCTCCCCATCGTTACCATCCCGCTCATCTTCATCGCCCCACGTGTTGCAGGCGCGGCGGAGGTGCCGGTTCCCGGCGACCGCCTCGACCTTTCCCGCGCTCCGCTCGTGCTGCCGCAAACCGGCCTTTCGCGTCGACGTCTGGATCAGTGGCTTAAGGAGCATCGCATCACTCCCAATATCACCTCGGAGGTCTCCGGGAATGAGGCCATCATCGCCATGGTGCGCCTTGGCTGCGGCGTGGGCATAGTTCCCCAGCTCGTGCTGGAGCGCAGCCCTTTTCGCGACGAGGTCGCCATCCTGCAGGACGCCCCTGTGCTGAAGCCATACCAGGTGGGGCTTTGCACCAGCAAAAGAAACCTGCAGCGGGCAAGCGTGAAGGCTTTCTGGCAACTGGCTGAGGAGCGGTCGATGTCGGTTTAA
- the ilvC gene encoding ketol-acid reductoisomerase — MGQNYFNTLPLRRQLQELGTCRFMDASEFANGCEYVKGKKIVIVGCGAQGLNQGLNMRDSGLDVSYALRKDAIEQKRQSYLNASDNGFKVGTYEELLPTADIVMNLTPDKQHTKVVETVIPFMKQGAVFSYAHGFNIVEEGTQIRKDLTVVMVAPKCPGSEVRAEYKRGFGVPTLIAVHGENDPKGDGLEIAKAIASAQGGDRAGVLESSFVAEVKSDLMGEQTILCGMLQAGALLCFDKMVENGMGAPYAVKLIQFGWETITEALKHGGITNMMDRLSNPAKLVAFKLASELKDIMRPLFQKHMDDIMSGEFSSTMMQDWANDDVKLLTWREETGKTTFEQTEAAGEISEQEYFDKAILMVAMVKAGVELAFETMVETGIEPESAYYESLHETPLIANTIARKKLYEMNRVISDTAEYGCYLFSHACVPLLKPFMAKVGTDVIGKGLDVKDNSVDNQLLVAVNAEIRNHLVEEVGAELRAAMTGMQKIV, encoded by the coding sequence ATGGGACAGAACTATTTCAACACCCTGCCGCTGCGCCGTCAGCTGCAGGAACTGGGGACCTGCCGCTTCATGGACGCATCCGAATTCGCCAACGGCTGCGAATACGTGAAAGGCAAGAAGATCGTCATCGTCGGTTGCGGCGCACAGGGTCTCAACCAGGGCCTCAACATGCGCGACAGCGGGCTTGACGTCTCCTATGCCCTCAGGAAAGACGCCATCGAGCAGAAGCGCCAGTCCTACCTAAACGCCTCGGACAACGGCTTCAAGGTCGGAACCTACGAGGAACTCCTCCCCACCGCCGACATCGTCATGAACCTCACCCCGGACAAGCAGCACACCAAGGTGGTGGAGACCGTCATTCCTTTCATGAAGCAAGGCGCAGTGTTCAGCTACGCCCACGGCTTCAACATCGTCGAGGAAGGCACCCAGATCCGCAAGGACCTGACCGTCGTCATGGTAGCACCGAAGTGCCCGGGCTCCGAGGTGCGCGCCGAGTACAAACGCGGCTTCGGCGTACCGACCCTCATCGCGGTGCACGGCGAGAACGACCCCAAGGGTGACGGCCTCGAAATCGCAAAGGCCATCGCCTCCGCCCAGGGCGGCGACCGCGCCGGCGTACTCGAGTCCTCCTTCGTCGCGGAAGTGAAATCGGACCTCATGGGCGAGCAGACCATCCTCTGCGGCATGCTGCAGGCGGGCGCCCTCCTCTGCTTCGACAAGATGGTCGAAAACGGCATGGGCGCCCCTTACGCCGTAAAGCTCATCCAGTTCGGCTGGGAGACCATCACCGAGGCACTGAAGCACGGCGGCATCACCAACATGATGGATCGCCTCTCCAACCCGGCCAAACTCGTTGCCTTCAAGCTCGCCAGCGAGCTTAAGGACATCATGCGTCCGCTGTTCCAGAAACACATGGACGACATCATGAGTGGCGAGTTCTCCAGCACCATGATGCAGGACTGGGCCAACGACGACGTGAAGCTCCTCACCTGGCGCGAAGAGACCGGAAAGACCACCTTCGAGCAGACCGAAGCTGCCGGCGAGATTTCCGAGCAGGAGTACTTCGACAAGGCGATCCTCATGGTCGCCATGGTGAAGGCAGGCGTCGAGCTCGCCTTCGAGACCATGGTCGAGACCGGCATCGAGCCGGAGAGCGCCTACTACGAGTCGCTGCACGAGACCCCGCTCATCGCCAACACCATCGCCAGGAAGAAGCTGTACGAGATGAACCGCGTCATCTCCGACACCGCTGAATATGGCTGCTACCTCTTCTCGCACGCCTGCGTACCGCTTCTGAAGCCCTTCATGGCCAAGGTCGGCACCGACGTGATCGGCAAAGGTCTCGACGTGAAGGACAACAGCGTCGACAACCAGCTGCTGGTCGCGGTGAACGCTGAAATCCGCAACCACCTCGTTGAGGAAGTCGGCGCCGAACTGCGTGCCGCCATGACCGGCATGCAGAAGATCGTTTAA
- a CDS encoding DNA-binding protein has product MNQVLKHLFLLLMFAVLTVHQAGAADTARKEIPLSGKVLETMDGGGYTYLLLQNGPEKVWVAIPLTKITVGQQLTLTPGFAMKNFNSKALNRKFDQVIFSAGPSDAKKMQLSPSAIKALHQGVPGAPGGQQGQATKEKATAQAAKPVSKSEKVTKAKGANAYTIAEVFAKSKKLEKKRVVVRGRVVNVAERIMKKNWIHLEDGTGSKAKKTDNLVVTSKELPKVGDVVTITGTLYNDLDFGSGYRYKVLIQDATLKK; this is encoded by the coding sequence ATGAACCAAGTACTGAAACACCTCTTCCTGTTGCTTATGTTCGCCGTCTTGACTGTTCATCAGGCCGGCGCGGCGGACACCGCCCGGAAAGAGATCCCCCTTTCCGGCAAGGTCCTGGAGACCATGGACGGCGGAGGATACACCTACCTGCTGCTGCAAAACGGTCCGGAAAAGGTGTGGGTGGCGATACCTCTCACCAAGATCACGGTAGGTCAGCAGCTTACCCTCACCCCTGGCTTCGCCATGAAGAACTTCAACAGTAAGGCGCTGAACCGCAAATTCGACCAGGTCATCTTCTCGGCGGGGCCGAGCGATGCGAAGAAGATGCAACTGAGCCCGTCCGCCATAAAGGCGCTGCATCAGGGCGTTCCCGGTGCACCTGGCGGGCAGCAGGGGCAAGCGACCAAAGAAAAAGCAACCGCCCAGGCAGCCAAGCCAGTCTCTAAGAGCGAGAAAGTCACCAAGGCAAAGGGTGCCAATGCGTACACCATTGCTGAGGTGTTCGCCAAGAGTAAGAAACTTGAAAAGAAACGGGTGGTGGTCCGTGGCCGCGTCGTGAACGTCGCGGAGAGGATCATGAAGAAGAACTGGATTCACCTGGAGGACGGCACCGGCTCCAAGGCCAAGAAAACCGACAACCTCGTGGTGACTTCGAAAGAACTGCCCAAGGTGGGAGATGTGGTGACCATTACCGGCACCCTATACAACGACCTCGACTTCGGTTCGGGCTACCGTTACAAGGTCCTGATTCAGGACGCGACGCTGAAAAAGTAA
- the rplI gene encoding 50S ribosomal protein L9 produces the protein MKLILKENVENLGHIGDIVKVAPGYARNYLLPKGFAIEATEKNAKALEHAKRHLEYKKNKVLEAAKQLCAKIEAITLNLAHQAGADDKLFGAVTNMELAEQLKAVGVEIDRKRIVLDEPIKHLGEFTAIVKLHPEVAANLKVVVTKA, from the coding sequence ATGAAGTTGATTCTCAAGGAAAACGTTGAAAACCTCGGTCACATCGGCGACATCGTCAAGGTAGCCCCGGGCTACGCAAGGAACTACCTGCTCCCGAAAGGGTTCGCCATCGAGGCTACCGAGAAGAACGCCAAGGCTCTCGAGCACGCGAAGCGTCACCTCGAATACAAGAAGAACAAGGTTCTCGAAGCTGCCAAGCAGCTTTGCGCCAAGATCGAAGCAATCACCCTCAACCTGGCACACCAGGCCGGTGCAGACGACAAGCTTTTCGGCGCAGTCACCAACATGGAACTGGCCGAGCAGCTGAAGGCAGTCGGCGTGGAAATCGATCGCAAGCGCATCGTGCTTGACGAGCCGATCAAGCATCTGGGCGAGTTCACCGCCATCGTTAAGCTGCACCCGGAAGTTGCGGCCAACCTGAAGGTCGTGGTCACCAAGGCCTAG
- a CDS encoding YybS family protein, giving the protein MPLPVNPPQGKVFDVIKGSVATVTLFLAFVYLPVVGMIPGLFAPAPAAFYALKRGRGTGLGVVLGSSALLLAIADPAATAIYLLQAGVLSLALPEFLARGKGGARSVIYAVAVNVSVLLAAAVVYGLATGADLQAKITKGVQNSINQTALLYEKAGVKGDELKALNDSMHQAGQLVVTIYPAMVTVAYGVIACLNLLLIAGIVSRMGMPLLVGDFKKYKNPEPLVWLLIAAGFCVLVPDNIVHLSALNVLIVLGALYSTQGLAIISFFFQKLAVPVFIRLLATLLLVFQPMMVLAIASLGIFDLWADFRSPNKQENL; this is encoded by the coding sequence ATGCCGCTACCGGTGAACCCTCCGCAGGGTAAGGTTTTTGATGTGATCAAGGGGAGCGTTGCTACGGTAACGCTCTTCCTTGCTTTCGTCTACCTCCCCGTGGTCGGCATGATCCCCGGCCTCTTCGCCCCCGCTCCTGCCGCTTTCTATGCTTTGAAGCGGGGGAGGGGGACCGGTCTCGGCGTCGTCCTCGGAAGCAGTGCGCTTCTTCTGGCGATTGCCGATCCGGCGGCCACCGCGATCTACCTTTTGCAGGCGGGCGTGCTTTCCCTTGCGCTCCCCGAGTTCCTTGCCCGTGGCAAGGGTGGGGCCCGCTCGGTGATCTACGCTGTGGCGGTCAACGTCTCGGTCCTGCTTGCCGCAGCCGTCGTTTACGGGCTCGCTACCGGCGCAGACCTGCAGGCGAAGATCACCAAGGGCGTGCAAAACAGCATCAACCAGACCGCGCTTCTCTACGAGAAGGCGGGTGTTAAGGGCGATGAGCTGAAGGCGCTCAATGACTCGATGCACCAGGCGGGGCAGTTGGTGGTAACCATCTACCCGGCCATGGTCACCGTCGCCTACGGGGTCATCGCATGCTTGAACCTTCTGCTCATCGCGGGCATCGTTTCACGCATGGGGATGCCGCTGCTGGTCGGTGACTTCAAGAAGTACAAGAACCCGGAGCCGCTCGTATGGCTGCTTATAGCCGCCGGGTTTTGCGTGCTGGTCCCTGACAACATAGTGCACCTCTCCGCCTTGAACGTACTGATCGTTCTGGGTGCGTTGTACTCGACCCAGGGGCTCGCCATCATCAGCTTCTTCTTTCAGAAGCTGGCGGTCCCGGTCTTCATCAGGTTGTTGGCAACCCTGCTCCTCGTTTTCCAGCCCATGATGGTGCTGGCGATCGCGTCGCTAGGGATATTTGATCTCTGGGCGGACTTCAGGTCCCCCAATAAACAGGAAAACCTGTAA
- the rpsR gene encoding 30S ribosomal protein S18, translated as MADERAPQRTSSGPRKKRPFQRRKVCRFCADKQVSIDYKDPRTLRYFVSERGKIIPRRISGNCSKHQREITEAIKRARNIALLPIAGSHATA; from the coding sequence ATGGCTGACGAAAGAGCACCCCAGAGAACCAGCAGCGGGCCGAGGAAGAAGCGTCCGTTCCAGCGTCGCAAGGTCTGCCGTTTCTGCGCAGACAAGCAGGTTAGCATCGATTACAAGGATCCCCGTACCCTTCGTTACTTCGTATCCGAGCGCGGCAAGATCATCCCGCGCCGTATCTCCGGTAACTGCTCCAAGCACCAGAGGGAAATCACCGAGGCGATCAAGCGTGCCAGGAACATCGCGCTGCTCCCGATCGCAGGCAGCCACGCGACCGCGTAA